A genomic window from Lentibacter algarum includes:
- a CDS encoding ABC transporter permease — protein sequence MAALTPISRKPFWLVAMITGGFGAFFGLFLGTANGSGPIGVVVGATLMIALAFVYITILKNERIGRGITFVAGGVLGFAGGGIPLAVIGGILGAVAGWLIYWAYEGRYRSYIAPYLTWYQVLWYFGFRMICAVIFIFLITPILVVLPLSFNAQNFFTFTPEMLRFDPAGYSLKHYQDFFTNNEWQRSFKNSLIIAPIATVISVTLGTLAAIGLSQSHVPGRRAIMAIMISPMIVPLIISATGMFFFYSQIGNWMEGSLGLDKNLVGYIKVILAHAVLGIPFVIITVTATLVGFDRSLTRAAANMGADPVTTFFRVQMPLILPGVISGGLFAFITSFDEVVVVLFVGSASQKTLPWQMFTGLREQISPTILAVATILVVISIALLTTLEVLRRRSERLRGMSPS from the coding sequence ATGGCAGCACTCACTCCTATTTCTCGCAAACCATTCTGGCTTGTTGCAATGATCACTGGCGGCTTTGGTGCGTTCTTCGGGCTCTTTTTGGGCACGGCGAACGGCTCAGGCCCTATCGGTGTTGTGGTTGGCGCGACGCTGATGATTGCGCTGGCGTTTGTCTATATCACCATCCTGAAAAACGAACGCATCGGGCGTGGCATAACGTTTGTTGCGGGCGGCGTCTTGGGCTTTGCGGGGGGGGGTATTCCTCTGGCTGTGATCGGCGGTATTCTTGGCGCAGTCGCGGGTTGGCTCATCTACTGGGCTTATGAAGGGCGCTACCGTTCATACATCGCACCCTATCTGACTTGGTATCAGGTGCTGTGGTATTTCGGCTTCCGCATGATCTGTGCTGTGATCTTCATTTTCCTGATCACACCCATCCTTGTGGTTCTGCCCCTGTCGTTCAATGCGCAGAACTTCTTTACCTTCACACCAGAGATGCTTCGGTTTGATCCTGCAGGATACTCACTCAAGCACTACCAAGACTTTTTCACCAACAACGAATGGCAGCGCAGCTTTAAGAACTCACTGATCATCGCGCCGATTGCGACTGTGATTTCTGTGACGCTGGGCACGCTGGCGGCGATTGGCTTGAGCCAGTCTCATGTGCCGGGTCGACGCGCAATTATGGCGATTATGATTTCGCCGATGATTGTTCCGCTTATCATCTCGGCGACGGGTATGTTCTTTTTCTACAGCCAGATCGGAAACTGGATGGAAGGCTCGCTTGGGCTCGATAAGAACCTTGTTGGCTATATCAAAGTGATCCTTGCGCATGCTGTTTTGGGCATTCCTTTTGTGATCATCACCGTCACCGCGACGCTTGTGGGCTTTGACCGTTCGCTGACGCGCGCGGCGGCGAATATGGGTGCGGACCCTGTGACAACATTCTTCCGCGTGCAGATGCCGCTGATTTTGCCAGGCGTAATCTCGGGCGGCCTGTTTGCCTTCATCACCAGCTTTGACGAAGTCGTTGTTGTGCTGTTTGTTGGCTCAGCGAGCCAGAAGACGCTTCCTTGGCAGATGTTCACGGGGCTGCGTGAGCAGATCAGTCCGACGATCCTTGCTGTGGCGACGATTTTGGTTGTGATCTCGATTGCGCTTCTGACGACATTGGAAGTTCTGCGCCGCCGTTCAGAGCGTCTGCGCGGTATGTCGCCCAGCTAA
- a CDS encoding ABC transporter ATP-binding protein: MANTHNEDAFVAFERVQKSYDGETLVVKDLNLTLPKGEFLTMLGPSGSGKTTCLMMLAGFETATHGEIKIDGVSINNIPPHKRGIGMVFQNYALFPHMTIAENLAFPLEVRKIGKSDREAKVKRALDMVEMGSFGGRRPAQLSGGQQQRVALARALVFEPELVLMDEPLGALDKQLREKMQFEITHLAHNLGITTVYVTHDQTEALTMSDRVAVFDDGRIQQIAPPAELYENPQNSFVAQFIGENNTLHGVVKKISGNACVVQLDSGEEIDAMPVNVSKVGDRTTVSIRPERVEFDKTRLKKGAHTLKAEVLEFIYMGDIFRTRLRVAGNDEFIIKSRNAPDQVRLQPGQQIEIGWLPEDCRALDA; the protein is encoded by the coding sequence TTGGCCAACACGCATAATGAAGATGCGTTCGTAGCGTTCGAACGTGTTCAGAAAAGTTACGACGGCGAGACGCTTGTCGTAAAAGACCTTAACCTGACATTGCCCAAAGGCGAGTTTCTGACAATGCTTGGGCCGTCAGGCTCTGGCAAGACGACTTGCCTTATGATGTTGGCTGGCTTTGAAACCGCCACACACGGCGAGATCAAGATTGATGGAGTGAGCATTAACAATATCCCACCGCACAAGCGCGGTATCGGGATGGTGTTTCAGAATTACGCCCTCTTCCCACACATGACGATCGCTGAGAACCTCGCGTTTCCGCTTGAGGTTCGCAAGATTGGCAAATCGGACCGCGAAGCCAAGGTCAAACGCGCCTTGGATATGGTCGAGATGGGCAGCTTTGGCGGACGGCGTCCTGCTCAGCTTTCGGGCGGCCAGCAACAGCGCGTTGCTCTGGCGCGCGCACTGGTGTTTGAGCCTGAGCTCGTACTCATGGACGAACCACTCGGCGCACTTGACAAGCAGCTTCGGGAGAAGATGCAATTTGAGATTACACACCTTGCCCACAACCTCGGCATCACGACTGTTTATGTGACCCACGACCAGACAGAAGCGCTGACAATGTCAGACCGTGTCGCTGTGTTTGACGATGGTCGCATCCAGCAGATTGCGCCGCCGGCAGAGCTTTATGAAAACCCACAGAACAGCTTTGTGGCGCAGTTCATCGGCGAGAATAATACGCTGCATGGTGTTGTGAAAAAGATCAGTGGCAACGCGTGCGTTGTGCAGCTTGATAGCGGCGAAGAGATCGATGCGATGCCTGTCAATGTGAGCAAGGTTGGCGACCGCACGACTGTTTCTATCCGTCCAGAGCGTGTCGAGTTTGACAAAACGCGCTTGAAGAAGGGCGCGCACACGCTGAAGGCCGAAGTGCTCGAATTCATTTACATGGGTGACATCTTCCGCACGCGTCTGCGTGTGGCTGGAAACGACGAGTTCATCATCAAATCACGCAACGCGCCTGACCAGGTGCGTCTGCAACCAGGACAGCAGATCGAGATCGGTTGGCTGCCAGAAGATTGCCGCGCGCTTGACGCGTAA
- a CDS encoding SDR family NAD(P)-dependent oxidoreductase, with protein sequence MLIAGKIAVVTGAAKGIGAALVRELKDRGAVHVAALDLSEGVRSLGADSSYICDVSDREAIRDTIEQIEAHAGPIDLFCSNAGILGALNFDNAAGADALEWQRAWDVNVMAHVHAAAVLVPLMRARGGGHFLQTASAAGLLSQIGSAAYSTTKHAAIGFAENLAIAHRDDGIRVSVLCPQGVDTDMIRGAADHPAALDGVLSAEAVAKAALDGVEAERFLILPHPKVDAYLRAKVMDYDRWIGGMAKLQRGYQSTN encoded by the coding sequence ATGCTGATTGCAGGCAAGATTGCTGTTGTCACGGGTGCGGCCAAGGGAATTGGCGCAGCATTGGTGAGAGAGCTTAAAGACAGAGGGGCGGTCCATGTGGCCGCCCTTGATCTGTCTGAGGGGGTTCGATCTCTGGGGGCGGACAGCAGCTATATTTGCGATGTTTCAGACCGAGAAGCGATCCGCGATACGATTGAGCAGATCGAGGCTCATGCGGGGCCGATTGACCTCTTTTGCTCAAATGCTGGCATATTGGGTGCGCTGAATTTTGACAACGCGGCGGGCGCTGATGCCCTAGAGTGGCAGCGCGCATGGGATGTTAATGTGATGGCCCATGTGCATGCGGCCGCTGTGCTTGTTCCGCTGATGCGCGCGCGGGGTGGCGGGCACTTCCTTCAGACCGCTTCGGCGGCAGGACTTTTGAGCCAGATCGGGAGTGCGGCTTATTCTACAACCAAACACGCGGCGATCGGCTTTGCCGAAAATCTTGCGATTGCGCATCGTGATGACGGAATACGGGTCTCGGTTCTCTGCCCACAGGGAGTCGATACGGATATGATCAGAGGCGCGGCGGACCATCCTGCTGCGCTTGATGGGGTCTTGAGTGCAGAAGCTGTGGCGAAGGCAGCGCTCGACGGAGTCGAGGCCGAGCGTTTTCTGATTCTACCGCATCCAAAAGTAGACGCTTATTTGCGTGCAAAGGTGATGGATTATGACCGTTGGATTGGCGGGATGGCCAAGCTCCAGCGCGGCTATCAGAGCACTAATTGA
- a CDS encoding ABC transporter permease, with product MSDTKTNGPVLAADGTPLKKSLARALRVEKTRALMLIAPLLIFVLISFIIPIVSMLFRSVDNRIVDETMPYTVAALKNWDASQGELPDEAVYAALARDMKAAAAEKSHTRIGGRLNYEESGFSSLFRKTGRVAKKFDLENGGPFKELLIDTHKDWGKVETWKTMQTHSVKFTNGYFLNAVDMKRTPDGAQVQDEDKRVLLKLFGRTMWMSLVITSLCVLLGYPVAWILANLPARQANLLMILVLLPFWTSLLVRTSAWKVMLQQQGVINDVLVWLGFLADDDRLIIINNATGTIIAMTHILLPFMILPMYSVMQTIQPTYLRAAKSLGATNWTAFWRVYFPQSIPGIGAGSILVFILAIGYYITPEIVGGNKGVFISNRIAYHISTSLNWGLAAALGSILLGAVLILYWAYDKIVGIDNVKLG from the coding sequence ATGAGCGACACGAAGACAAACGGGCCAGTGCTGGCCGCAGACGGCACGCCGCTCAAGAAGAGCTTGGCGCGCGCGCTGAGGGTTGAAAAAACCCGCGCACTCATGCTGATTGCGCCGCTGCTTATTTTTGTGCTGATCTCTTTCATCATCCCGATTGTTTCGATGCTGTTCCGCTCTGTGGACAACCGTATCGTTGATGAGACAATGCCCTACACTGTGGCAGCGCTGAAAAATTGGGATGCGTCTCAGGGCGAGTTGCCTGATGAGGCGGTTTACGCCGCTCTTGCGCGCGATATGAAGGCGGCCGCTGCTGAGAAATCTCACACGCGGATTGGTGGACGACTGAACTACGAAGAGAGCGGTTTCTCATCGCTGTTTCGGAAGACCGGGCGTGTCGCGAAGAAGTTTGATCTTGAAAATGGCGGGCCGTTTAAAGAGCTCTTGATCGACACACACAAAGACTGGGGCAAAGTCGAGACTTGGAAGACGATGCAGACTCATTCTGTAAAGTTCACCAATGGCTACTTTCTCAATGCTGTCGATATGAAGCGCACGCCTGATGGCGCGCAAGTGCAAGACGAAGACAAGCGGGTTCTGCTGAAGCTGTTTGGGCGGACGATGTGGATGTCTCTTGTGATCACCTCACTGTGTGTCTTGCTTGGGTATCCCGTGGCATGGATTTTGGCTAATTTGCCAGCGCGTCAAGCGAACCTCCTGATGATCCTTGTCCTTTTGCCATTCTGGACTTCGCTTCTTGTGCGGACCTCGGCTTGGAAAGTGATGTTGCAACAGCAAGGTGTCATTAACGACGTCTTGGTCTGGCTTGGCTTTCTGGCGGATGATGACAGGCTTATCATTATCAACAACGCGACCGGCACGATCATTGCGATGACGCACATCCTGCTGCCGTTCATGATCTTGCCGATGTATTCGGTGATGCAGACGATCCAGCCAACCTATTTGCGCGCGGCCAAGAGCCTTGGCGCAACCAACTGGACGGCGTTTTGGCGGGTCTATTTCCCGCAGTCTATTCCGGGGATCGGTGCGGGCTCTATTCTCGTGTTTATCTTGGCGATTGGTTACTACATCACGCCTGAGATCGTTGGCGGCAACAAAGGCGTCTTTATCTCCAACCGGATCGCCTACCACATTTCGACATCGCTCAACTGGGGGCTCGCAGCTGCACTTGGCTCGATCCTGCTTGGAGCGGTACTCATTCTCTACTGGGCCTACGATAAGATCGTTGGCATCGACAACGTGAAACTGGGGTAA
- a CDS encoding extracellular solute-binding protein, with amino-acid sequence MKFTKTLMATTALTMVAGVSGAADMADEMTIVSWGGAYTDSQMNAYHKPYMEKTGVNIISDDSSAEAVAKLRAMNEANNITWDVVDVVASDAMRLCDEGLAMEIDFDNMLAPAPDGTSATEDFGDLLVSDCFIPQIVYSTTFGYRTDLVGDTAPTTVCDVFDLEAFPGKRSLQKRPIDNMEWALYCDGVAKDDIYEVLGTDEGVEKALAKLDTIKSSVVWWTAGAETPQLLADGEVVMGSTFNGRLFSAIAEQNQPIGMLWDMQSFDLDGWIIPAGLSPERQARALDYVFFATDTQRLADQAKYISYGPARKSSAPLVGKHEALGIDMAPHMPTDPANAANVHIYNYNWWADNRDDLDAKFQAWLAK; translated from the coding sequence ATGAAATTCACCAAGACACTTATGGCGACAACAGCACTCACAATGGTTGCTGGCGTTTCCGGTGCGGCGGATATGGCTGACGAAATGACCATCGTGTCATGGGGCGGCGCTTACACCGACTCGCAAATGAACGCTTATCACAAGCCTTACATGGAAAAGACTGGCGTCAACATCATCAGCGATGACAGCTCAGCCGAAGCCGTAGCCAAGCTGCGCGCCATGAACGAAGCCAACAACATCACATGGGATGTGGTTGACGTTGTTGCGTCTGACGCGATGCGCCTTTGCGACGAAGGCCTCGCCATGGAAATCGACTTCGACAACATGCTCGCGCCTGCGCCTGATGGAACATCTGCAACAGAAGACTTCGGCGACCTTTTGGTCAGCGATTGCTTCATCCCGCAGATCGTTTATTCAACAACATTCGGCTACCGCACAGACCTCGTTGGTGACACGGCTCCAACAACTGTTTGTGACGTCTTTGATCTGGAAGCTTTCCCAGGCAAGCGTTCGCTTCAGAAGCGCCCAATCGACAACATGGAATGGGCTCTCTACTGTGACGGCGTTGCAAAGGACGACATTTATGAAGTCCTCGGCACAGACGAAGGCGTAGAGAAGGCACTTGCCAAGCTCGACACCATCAAATCAAGCGTTGTCTGGTGGACAGCGGGCGCGGAAACACCACAGCTTCTCGCCGATGGCGAAGTTGTTATGGGCTCCACGTTCAACGGCCGTCTCTTCTCAGCTATTGCCGAGCAGAACCAGCCGATTGGTATGCTCTGGGATATGCAGTCATTCGACCTTGACGGTTGGATCATCCCAGCGGGTCTTTCGCCCGAGCGTCAGGCACGTGCTCTGGACTATGTATTCTTTGCGACAGACACACAGCGCCTTGCAGACCAAGCGAAATACATTTCGTACGGCCCTGCGCGTAAATCGTCAGCGCCTCTCGTAGGCAAGCACGAAGCACTGGGTATCGACATGGCGCCACACATGCCAACAGACCCAGCGAACGCGGCAAACGTCCACATCTATAACTACAACTGGTGGGCAGACAACCGTGACGATCTTGACGCGAAATTCCAAGCTTGGCTTGCGAAATAA
- the cobO gene encoding cob(I)yrinic acid a,c-diamide adenosyltransferase, producing the protein MSEAENYRAQMKAVQAAHQEKQKELRDPEKGLVLVHTGDGKGKSSSAFGVITRALGWKQRVGVVQFVKGKWITGEKQFFDRLGGVDWHMMGEGFTWDSQDRARDIAAAEAALNQARQMMESGEYDLIVLDEINISLRYDQIAVEPVIAALEARSPKTGVILTGRNAPQEIVDYADLVTVMEEVKHPYKAGIKAQRGVDF; encoded by the coding sequence ATGTCAGAGGCAGAGAATTATCGCGCGCAGATGAAAGCGGTTCAGGCGGCGCATCAGGAGAAACAGAAAGAGTTGAGAGACCCTGAAAAGGGGCTTGTTCTTGTTCATACAGGCGATGGCAAGGGCAAGAGCAGCTCAGCTTTCGGAGTGATCACCCGTGCGCTGGGCTGGAAGCAACGGGTTGGCGTCGTGCAGTTTGTTAAAGGGAAATGGATTACTGGCGAGAAGCAATTCTTTGACCGACTTGGCGGCGTGGACTGGCATATGATGGGTGAGGGCTTCACTTGGGACAGTCAGGACCGCGCACGCGATATCGCTGCGGCTGAAGCGGCACTCAACCAAGCACGCCAAATGATGGAGAGTGGAGAGTATGATCTGATCGTCTTGGACGAGATCAATATTTCTCTTCGTTACGACCAAATCGCTGTTGAGCCAGTGATTGCGGCGCTAGAGGCGCGCAGCCCGAAGACTGGTGTGATCCTGACGGGACGGAACGCACCACAGGAGATTGTGGACTACGCTGATCTGGTGACTGTGATGGAGGAGGTAAAGCACCCCTACAAAGCGGGCATCAAGGCGCAACGCGGGGTCGACTTTTAG